Proteins encoded in a region of the Clostridium butyricum genome:
- the spoVG gene encoding septation regulator SpoVG has translation MQITDVRIRKIASEGKMKGIVSVTFDNEFVVHDIKVIEGQMGLFIAMPSRKTPDGEFKDIAHPINTEAREKIQTAILEAYEKALSEEAPQE, from the coding sequence ATGCAAATTACAGACGTTAGAATTAGAAAAATAGCATCAGAAGGTAAAATGAAGGGAATTGTTTCTGTGACATTTGATAATGAATTTGTTGTTCATGATATTAAAGTTATAGAAGGTCAAATGGGCTTATTTATTGCTATGCCAAGTAGAAAAACACCAGATGGAGAGTTTAAAGATATTGCTCATCCAATTAATACAGAAGCAAGAGAAAAAATTCAGACAGCTATTTTAGAAGCATATGAAAAAGCTTTATCAGAAGAAGCGCCACAAGAATAA
- the pth gene encoding aminoacyl-tRNA hydrolase — protein sequence MFLIVGLGNPGSQYEDTRHNIGFKVVDNIAKEYNIEINRQKFKGVCGEGFINGEKVILLKPTTYMNLSGESIREVVDFYKLSNDDVLVIYDDISLDVGRLRIREKGSAGGHNGIKSIIAHLGTDIFPRIKVGVGQPNVDLVNYVLGKFTKEEMEVLNESIDASTKAAKEIISNDVKTAMNIYNGFKASKSI from the coding sequence ATGTTTTTAATAGTGGGATTAGGAAATCCGGGTAGTCAGTATGAAGATACTAGACATAATATAGGTTTTAAAGTTGTTGATAATATTGCAAAAGAGTATAATATTGAAATAAACAGGCAAAAATTTAAAGGTGTGTGTGGTGAAGGCTTTATAAATGGAGAAAAGGTTATTTTATTAAAACCTACTACATACATGAACTTAAGTGGAGAAAGTATTAGAGAAGTTGTAGACTTTTATAAATTATCTAATGATGATGTTTTAGTTATCTATGATGATATTAGTCTTGATGTAGGAAGACTTAGAATACGTGAAAAAGGAAGTGCCGGTGGGCATAATGGTATAAAAAGTATAATAGCACATCTTGGAACAGATATTTTCCCAAGAATTAAAGTAGGCGTAGGACAACCTAATGTAGATTTGGTTAACTATGTCTTAGGTAAGTTTACAAAAGAAGAAATGGAAGTTTTAAATGAAAGTATCGATGCTTCAACAAAGGCAGCAAAAGAAATAATAAGTAATGATGTTAAAACAGCCATGAATATATATAATGGATTCAAGGCAAGTAAAAGTATTTAA
- the mfd gene encoding transcription-repair coupling factor, whose translation MRLKGLLEPFENSVEFENILGSINNERYPIGIYGIAESGRVYTIDSIFENIDRSMVIVTQSDMEAKNIYEDLLLYTNDVHYFPAKEMVFYNIDAISGDLRWARLKVINEILKKKKKIIVTSIDAFSARYTPHKLFADYTMKFKESDEINLIEVSKKLIQSGYERVEMVEGKGQFALRGGILDVFPTCSAYPYRIELFGDEIDSIRTFNTESQRSIDKVKRIEVFPAKEIIITDETISLGKEKLKKEFDNISKSDTDSARVEKLRNILNKNLESLEETSTFETIDSYLPYFCKETESLFDYLKDCLFIIDDVQRCEGKLDSTYLEFEENFTAFSQRGDIFPKQGELLISKEEVIESFKDKKVVFLDGLVKKNSWFNPYTTVNISERTLNNYQGQLDLLIDEISDKKNQGYKIVILSGTRARGERLVGTLRDRGIESSYKDTVDNIQYGEVVITFGNQLHGFQYPEYKVCVISDKEVFGEAKRKLKKTKSKRKGIAKIKSFAELKPGDYVVHANHGIGVYKGIKQIEVAGHKRDYLDIVYDKGDKLYVPVDQLDLIQKYVGSEGKSPKVNKLGSAEWQKAKAKVRKSINEIAEDLVKLYAMRTTVKGHKFSKDTQWQKQFEDEFPYDETPDQLTSLEEIKADMESDKPMDRLLCGDVGYGKTEVALRAAFKAVMDGKQVALLVPTTILAEQHYKNMKNRFSDFPIKIDMVSRFRSAKEQKETLQKVKEGNIDILVGTHRLVSKDIQFKDLGLLIVDEEQRFGVKQKEKIKNIKKNVDVLTLSATPIPRTLHMSLSGVRDISVIETPPEERYPVQTYVVEQNDQLIRDAILREIGRGGQVYFVYNRVENIDAIAKYVQNLVPESKVGVIHGQMAERQLEQEMFNFMDQTYNVLVCTTIIETGMDIQNVNTIIVYDADKMGLSQLYQLRGRVGRSNRIAYAYLLYTKDKILTEVAEKRLKALKDFTELGSGFKIAMRDLEIRGAGNMMGSSQHGHMAAIGYDLYCRMLEDTVKLIRGEIQKEPVETTVDVKVDAFISADYIEDEIQKIEVYKKIAAIDSVDEYEDIKEELEDRYSTIPNPVRNLMDIAYIKSQAKSLFIEEIKEMPREIVFRFAEGESDYKNIYKLLIEKYKDSVVLKFGLNPYFSFKLKDIKQENKLEFLKEVFNDIIL comes from the coding sequence ATGAGATTGAAGGGGTTATTAGAGCCCTTTGAAAATAGTGTTGAATTTGAAAATATATTAGGAAGTATTAATAACGAAAGATATCCTATTGGTATATATGGAATTGCTGAATCGGGAAGAGTTTATACTATTGATAGTATCTTTGAAAATATAGATAGATCTATGGTAATAGTTACTCAAAGTGATATGGAAGCTAAAAATATATATGAGGATTTATTGTTATATACTAATGATGTTCACTATTTTCCAGCGAAGGAAATGGTTTTCTATAATATAGATGCTATTTCGGGTGATTTAAGATGGGCGAGACTAAAAGTTATAAATGAAATTTTAAAAAAGAAGAAAAAGATAATAGTAACCTCAATAGATGCTTTTTCAGCAAGATACACTCCTCATAAATTATTTGCAGATTATACAATGAAGTTTAAAGAAAGTGATGAAATAAACCTCATTGAAGTATCTAAAAAACTTATACAATCGGGTTATGAGAGAGTTGAAATGGTTGAAGGAAAGGGGCAGTTCGCATTGAGAGGGGGAATACTTGATGTATTTCCTACATGTTCGGCTTATCCTTATAGAATTGAACTTTTCGGTGATGAAATTGACTCTATAAGAACTTTCAATACAGAATCACAGAGAAGTATTGATAAAGTTAAGAGGATAGAGGTATTTCCAGCAAAAGAAATAATAATAACAGATGAAACTATTTCTTTAGGTAAAGAAAAGTTAAAAAAAGAATTTGATAATATATCAAAAAGTGATACTGATTCAGCTAGGGTAGAAAAATTAAGAAATATATTAAATAAAAACTTAGAATCATTGGAAGAAACTTCAACATTTGAAACTATAGATAGTTATCTTCCTTATTTCTGCAAAGAAACAGAAAGTCTTTTTGATTATCTTAAAGATTGTTTATTTATAATTGATGATGTTCAAAGGTGTGAAGGAAAACTTGATTCAACATATTTAGAATTTGAAGAGAACTTTACTGCATTTTCTCAAAGGGGAGATATATTTCCGAAACAAGGTGAACTTTTAATAAGCAAAGAGGAAGTAATTGAATCTTTTAAAGATAAAAAAGTTGTATTTTTAGATGGATTAGTTAAGAAAAATTCATGGTTTAATCCATATACAACAGTTAATATTTCAGAAAGAACATTAAATAACTATCAAGGTCAGTTGGATTTATTAATAGATGAAATATCTGATAAGAAAAATCAAGGATACAAGATAGTAATTTTATCAGGAACAAGGGCTAGGGGAGAACGTTTAGTAGGAACTTTAAGAGATAGAGGTATAGAAAGTTCTTATAAAGACACAGTTGATAATATTCAATATGGTGAAGTTGTAATTACATTTGGTAACCAACTTCATGGTTTTCAATATCCTGAATATAAAGTTTGCGTAATATCAGATAAAGAAGTTTTTGGAGAAGCTAAAAGAAAGCTTAAGAAAACTAAATCAAAGAGAAAAGGTATTGCCAAAATAAAAAGCTTTGCTGAATTAAAACCTGGTGATTATGTAGTACATGCAAATCATGGAATAGGTGTTTATAAGGGAATAAAGCAAATAGAAGTTGCTGGTCATAAGAGAGATTACCTTGATATTGTTTATGATAAAGGTGATAAGTTATATGTTCCTGTAGACCAACTTGATTTAATTCAAAAATATGTAGGTAGTGAAGGAAAAAGTCCTAAGGTAAATAAACTTGGAAGTGCTGAATGGCAAAAGGCTAAAGCGAAAGTAAGAAAATCTATTAATGAAATTGCTGAGGATTTAGTAAAATTATATGCTATGAGAACTACAGTAAAAGGACATAAATTTTCAAAGGATACTCAATGGCAGAAACAATTTGAAGATGAATTTCCATACGATGAAACTCCAGATCAATTAACTTCGTTAGAAGAAATAAAAGCTGATATGGAATCAGATAAACCTATGGATAGACTTTTATGTGGAGACGTAGGATATGGAAAAACTGAAGTGGCTTTAAGGGCAGCTTTTAAAGCAGTTATGGATGGAAAGCAAGTTGCACTTCTTGTTCCAACTACAATTTTAGCGGAACAGCATTATAAAAATATGAAAAATAGATTTTCAGACTTTCCTATAAAAATAGATATGGTAAGTAGATTTAGAAGTGCTAAAGAGCAGAAAGAAACCCTTCAGAAAGTAAAAGAAGGAAATATTGATATTCTTGTGGGGACTCACAGACTTGTATCAAAAGATATTCAATTTAAAGATTTAGGACTTTTAATTGTTGATGAAGAGCAGAGATTTGGAGTAAAACAAAAAGAGAAAATTAAAAATATTAAGAAGAATGTAGATGTACTGACATTAAGTGCAACACCAATACCTAGAACTCTTCATATGTCGCTAAGTGGTGTTAGAGATATATCTGTTATAGAAACTCCTCCAGAAGAGAGATATCCTGTTCAGACATATGTTGTTGAGCAGAATGATCAGCTAATAAGAGATGCTATTTTAAGAGAAATAGGAAGAGGCGGACAGGTATATTTCGTATACAATAGAGTAGAAAATATTGATGCTATAGCTAAGTATGTGCAAAATCTTGTTCCGGAGAGCAAGGTTGGTGTAATACATGGTCAAATGGCTGAAAGACAGCTTGAGCAAGAAATGTTCAATTTTATGGATCAGACATATAATGTTCTTGTATGTACGACTATTATAGAAACTGGTATGGATATTCAAAATGTTAATACAATTATTGTTTATGATGCTGATAAAATGGGATTATCGCAGCTTTATCAGTTAAGAGGAAGAGTTGGAAGATCTAATAGAATAGCATATGCTTATTTATTATATACAAAGGATAAGATTTTAACTGAAGTTGCAGAGAAAAGATTGAAAGCATTAAAAGATTTTACTGAACTTGGTTCTGGATTCAAAATTGCAATGAGAGATCTTGAAATAAGAGGTGCAGGAAACATGATGGGATCATCTCAACATGGTCACATGGCAGCGATTGGTTATGATTTGTATTGTAGAATGTTAGAAGATACTGTTAAGCTTATAAGAGGAGAAATTCAAAAAGAACCAGTAGAAACAACTGTAGATGTTAAAGTAGATGCATTCATATCTGCAGATTATATTGAAGATGAAATTCAAAAAATTGAAGTATATAAAAAGATTGCAGCAATTGATAGTGTGGATGAATATGAAGATATTAAAGAAGAGCTAGAAGATAGATATTCTACAATACCTAATCCAGTTCGTAATCTTATGGACATTGCTTATATAAAAAGTCAGGCAAAATCACTGTTTATTGAAGAAATAAAAGAGATGCCAAGAGAAATAGTATTCAGATTTGCAGAAGGTGAAAGTGATTATAAGAATATATATAAGCTTTTAATTGAAAAATATAAAGATAGTGTAGTATTAAAATTTGGATTAAATCCGTATTTCTCATTTAAATTAAAAGATATTAAGCAGGAGAATAAGTTGGAGTTCCTAAAAGAAGTTTTTAATGACATAATATTGTAA
- a CDS encoding peptidylprolyl isomerase, giving the protein MKRIKKLIAAVAIFTLSISVMGCKMIEKTPEAIQKTVYATVGDEKITKADMDEEMKATIDQLKQQYGDDYANNEKIKDQLKQMKVQYLNAMVNEKLMLKNAESVGVTPTDDELNEYADKQIEQLKQAYPDDAQLQQVLEANGFTEDSYKDYAKKQYKLQKVQEAITADVEVTDDDAKAYYDENKDSQYTVGAGANAAHILIAEKGSDGNIDFDASLAKANEVKAKLDAGADFAQLASEYGTDGTKDKGGDLGFVAYNQANYDQDFLAGFKQLSEGQISDPIKSQFGYHIIKATGIKDEVVTPFDDVKEQIKSQLLQQQQSKAFNDKISEWKDAAKVKTYEDKL; this is encoded by the coding sequence TTGAAGAGAATAAAAAAATTAATTGCAGCAGTTGCTATCTTTACTCTTTCAATATCAGTTATGGGATGTAAGATGATAGAAAAGACTCCTGAAGCAATACAAAAAACGGTTTATGCAACAGTTGGGGATGAAAAGATAACGAAGGCTGATATGGATGAAGAAATGAAAGCAACTATAGATCAATTAAAGCAACAATATGGTGATGATTATGCAAATAATGAAAAAATAAAAGATCAGCTTAAGCAAATGAAAGTTCAATATTTAAATGCCATGGTAAATGAAAAGTTAATGCTTAAAAATGCTGAATCAGTAGGAGTTACACCAACAGATGACGAATTAAATGAATATGCAGATAAGCAAATTGAACAATTAAAACAGGCATATCCAGATGATGCTCAGCTTCAACAAGTACTAGAAGCAAATGGATTTACAGAAGATTCATATAAGGATTATGCTAAAAAGCAATATAAATTACAAAAAGTTCAAGAAGCTATTACTGCTGATGTTGAAGTTACAGACGATGATGCAAAGGCTTATTATGATGAAAATAAAGATAGTCAATATACAGTTGGAGCAGGTGCCAATGCTGCACATATTTTAATAGCTGAAAAAGGTAGCGATGGAAATATAGATTTTGATGCATCATTAGCAAAAGCTAATGAAGTAAAAGCTAAATTAGATGCAGGCGCTGATTTTGCACAATTAGCATCTGAATACGGAACAGATGGAACTAAGGATAAGGGTGGAGATTTAGGATTTGTAGCATATAATCAAGCAAACTATGATCAAGATTTCTTAGCTGGCTTTAAGCAATTAAGTGAAGGTCAAATTTCTGATCCAATAAAGAGTCAATTTGGATATCATATTATTAAAGCTACAGGGATTAAAGATGAAGTTGTAACACCTTTTGATGATGTTAAAGAACAAATAAAATCTCAATTATTACAACAACAGCAAAGCAAAGCATTCAATGATAAGATATCAGAATGGAAAGATGCTGCAAAAGTTAAAACATATGAAGATAAACTTTAA
- the glmU gene encoding bifunctional UDP-N-acetylglucosamine diphosphorylase/glucosamine-1-phosphate N-acetyltransferase GlmU, whose product MYKCALVLAAGQGKRIKSDLPKVLHKVCGKEMVKHVIDSIRSAEIDDVNLIIGKGAELVKERTSDKNVSYSLQAEQLGTGHAVKCAKEFLHGKKGVVAVFAGDTPLIKTSTIKKLFDEHINNENSATILTSLVEDPTGYGRIVRDDNGEVLKIVEHKDCNEEELKINEMNTAIYCFDIELLEKALDKINNNNNQGEYYLTDVIEILKEEDKKVGAVVTEFEETIGVNSRVQLAQAEEILRNRINIMHMDNGVTLIDPKTTYIGVDVEIGKDTIIYPNNILEGNTKIGERCLLYQNSRISNSIIGNDVDIQSSVILDSKVGENTTVGPFAYIRPETTIGKHARIGDFVEIKKSTIGDGTKVSHLTYIGDAEVGSECNFGCGTVVVNYDGKEKHKTIIGDHSFIGCNTNLVSPVKVADNTYIAAGSTITCEVKEGDLAIARAKQRNISGWVDKKGLKK is encoded by the coding sequence ATGTATAAATGTGCACTAGTTTTAGCGGCTGGTCAAGGCAAGAGAATAAAATCAGATTTACCAAAGGTATTACACAAAGTTTGTGGTAAAGAAATGGTAAAACATGTTATAGATTCTATTAGAAGTGCTGAAATAGATGATGTGAATTTAATAATAGGAAAAGGTGCAGAGCTTGTAAAGGAAAGAACAAGTGATAAAAACGTATCTTATTCTCTTCAAGCAGAACAGCTTGGTACGGGTCATGCTGTTAAGTGTGCTAAAGAATTTTTGCATGGCAAAAAAGGTGTTGTTGCAGTATTTGCAGGAGATACTCCATTAATAAAAACATCTACAATTAAAAAGTTATTTGATGAACACATCAACAATGAAAACTCAGCAACAATACTAACATCACTAGTTGAAGATCCAACAGGTTATGGAAGAATAGTAAGAGATGATAATGGTGAAGTGTTAAAGATAGTAGAGCATAAGGATTGTAATGAAGAAGAACTTAAGATTAATGAAATGAATACTGCTATCTATTGTTTCGATATTGAATTATTAGAAAAAGCTTTAGATAAAATAAATAATAATAATAATCAAGGTGAATATTATTTGACTGATGTCATAGAAATATTAAAGGAAGAAGACAAAAAGGTTGGAGCAGTTGTAACTGAATTTGAAGAAACAATAGGAGTTAATTCAAGAGTTCAACTTGCACAAGCAGAAGAAATTCTTAGAAATAGAATAAACATCATGCATATGGATAATGGTGTTACTTTAATAGATCCTAAGACAACATATATTGGAGTTGATGTTGAAATAGGAAAGGATACTATTATATATCCTAATAATATTTTAGAAGGCAATACAAAAATAGGTGAAAGATGTCTTCTATATCAAAACTCAAGAATATCAAATAGTATTATTGGGAATGATGTAGATATTCAATCTTCTGTAATATTAGATAGTAAAGTGGGAGAAAATACTACAGTGGGACCTTTTGCATATATCCGTCCAGAAACAACAATTGGTAAACATGCAAGAATAGGTGATTTTGTTGAAATTAAAAAATCTACTATTGGTGATGGAACTAAGGTATCTCATTTAACTTACATTGGAGATGCAGAAGTTGGATCGGAATGTAATTTTGGATGTGGAACAGTAGTAGTAAATTATGATGGTAAAGAAAAGCATAAGACAATAATAGGAGATCATAGCTTTATAGGATGTAATACAAATCTTGTATCACCAGTAAAAGTTGCTGATAATACTTATATTGCTGCAGGATCAACTATTACATGTGAAGTAAAAGAAGGAGACCTTGCAATAGCAAGAGCTAAACAAAGAAATATTAGTGGATGGGTAGATAAAAAGGGTCTAAAAAAATAA
- the spoVT gene encoding stage V sporulation protein T: protein MKATGIVRRIDDLGRVVIPKEIRRTLRIREGDPLEIFTDRDGGVILKKYSPIEELTDFSKEYCESLQQVIGHIVLICDKDAFVSVSGATKKEYLERKVSSELEKIMDDRKTVLLSKSNNTVIPLHNDDEETSYNSQVIAPIIAEGDEIGAVIILSKEEDVELGEVETKLVETAAAFLGKQMEQ from the coding sequence ATGAAGGCAACAGGAATAGTTAGAAGAATTGATGATTTAGGAAGAGTAGTAATACCAAAAGAAATAAGGAGAACTTTAAGAATCAGAGAAGGGGATCCATTAGAAATATTTACAGATAGAGATGGTGGAGTAATATTAAAGAAATATTCTCCAATTGAAGAACTTACTGATTTTTCAAAAGAGTATTGCGAAAGTTTACAACAAGTAATCGGACACATTGTATTAATTTGTGATAAGGATGCATTTGTATCAGTTAGCGGTGCAACTAAGAAGGAATATCTAGAAAGAAAAGTAAGTAGTGAACTAGAAAAAATTATGGATGATAGAAAGACTGTATTATTAAGTAAATCAAATAATACAGTAATTCCTCTACATAATGATGATGAAGAAACATCATATAATAGTCAAGTTATAGCTCCAATAATAGCAGAAGGAGATGAAATTGGAGCAGTTATTATATTGTCAAAAGAAGAAGATGTTGAACTTGGTGAAGTTGAAACTAAATTAGTTGAAACAGCAGCTGCTTTTTTAGGCAAACAAATGGAGCAATAA
- a CDS encoding response regulator transcription factor: MEGFVGKVLIVDDDENICEVIDMYLKSVGFNTKIALNGKEAKMLYMDYNPDLVLLDMMIPQVDGIDVLKWIRKQGERPVIMITAKGDTFDKVLALELGADDYIVKPFEPKELLARVKAVLRRYSVDNDKNQVIKLSDLVIDSTSYKVIYDGKDIKMPPKEFELLYYLASNKNKVFTREQLLCEVWGYDYPGDSRTVDVHVKRLREKLSGGEQWQIETVWGVGYKFEVK, translated from the coding sequence ATGGAGGGTTTTGTAGGTAAAGTTCTTATTGTTGATGATGATGAAAATATTTGTGAAGTTATAGATATGTATCTAAAAAGTGTTGGATTTAATACAAAGATAGCTCTTAATGGAAAAGAAGCAAAGATGTTATATATGGATTATAATCCTGACTTGGTATTGCTTGACATGATGATTCCACAAGTTGATGGAATTGATGTACTTAAGTGGATTAGAAAACAAGGAGAAAGACCTGTTATAATGATCACTGCTAAAGGGGATACTTTCGATAAAGTTTTAGCATTAGAACTTGGTGCTGATGATTATATAGTAAAGCCGTTTGAGCCTAAAGAATTATTAGCAAGAGTAAAAGCTGTCTTGAGAAGATATTCAGTTGATAACGATAAAAATCAAGTAATTAAATTAAGTGATTTAGTTATAGATTCTACATCTTATAAGGTTATATATGATGGAAAAGACATTAAAATGCCACCAAAGGAATTTGAGTTATTATACTACTTAGCGAGTAATAAAAATAAAGTTTTTACAAGAGAACAACTTTTATGTGAAGTTTGGGGATATGATTATCCAGGAGATTCAAGAACTGTAGATGTACATGTTAAAAGGCTGAGAGAAAAACTTAGTGGTGGAGAGCAGTGGCAGATTGAAACAGTATGGGGTGTAGGATATAAATTCGAGGTAAAATAA
- a CDS encoding sensor histidine kinase yields the protein MKRKSLLYKLIIINGIILGFILHFLAFALSLWFKGNFFDDKKTSFENTGSYLARAVEYYNGKKTDFELEYLRRITEMASISIDANIVVVDENNYKYLSSGNMEKNDNLIVSKDNIDLLKQGKYVEYVGNYYTYLYPVIHQGTFEGYIIMTSPLKEINSKLNKVYLIIWIGSICTVLFSIIVLSLFAKTFLINPLAELNNAAKKFANGEVNRRVTIQSEDEIGQLAKSFNVMAESLEKVEMNRRDFISNVSHELRSPITSIKGFIAGIIDGVIPKDKENEYLERAYFEIQRLTRLINDLLDLSAISSGKLKLNIKKVDINELIRRCIINSERKLKEKGIILKVYLQDDKCFVNTDEDKIIQVVTNLLDNSIKYCGDNGIITCRIYYKNNKVLVEIYNNGPKLSEEEKIHIWDRFYKSDKSRTNKVSTGLGLPIVRMLLNEMGEEVWAENDEKIGVRFIFTLSKYNSKNQAVLKI from the coding sequence ATGAAGAGAAAAAGCTTGCTTTATAAATTAATTATTATTAATGGAATAATTTTAGGATTTATTTTGCATTTTCTTGCATTTGCATTGTCATTATGGTTTAAGGGAAACTTTTTTGACGATAAAAAGACTTCATTTGAAAATACAGGAAGTTATTTAGCAAGAGCAGTAGAATATTATAATGGAAAGAAAACAGACTTTGAGCTTGAATATCTTAGAAGAATTACGGAAATGGCAAGTATTTCTATTGATGCTAACATTGTTGTAGTCGATGAAAATAATTATAAGTATCTTTCATCTGGCAATATGGAGAAGAATGATAATTTAATTGTATCAAAAGATAATATAGATTTATTGAAACAAGGTAAGTATGTTGAGTATGTTGGTAATTATTATACATATTTATATCCAGTAATTCATCAAGGGACTTTTGAAGGATATATAATTATGACTAGTCCTTTAAAAGAAATAAATAGTAAGTTAAACAAAGTGTATCTTATAATTTGGATAGGATCAATTTGCACAGTTTTATTTTCAATAATAGTATTATCACTGTTTGCAAAAACATTTTTGATAAATCCTCTTGCAGAATTGAATAATGCAGCTAAAAAGTTTGCTAATGGAGAAGTAAACCGTAGAGTTACTATACAGTCTGAAGATGAAATTGGACAGCTTGCAAAATCTTTTAATGTTATGGCTGAGTCCCTTGAAAAAGTTGAAATGAATAGAAGAGATTTTATTTCAAATGTATCTCATGAATTAAGATCACCAATAACATCTATAAAGGGATTTATTGCAGGAATAATAGATGGGGTAATTCCAAAAGATAAAGAAAATGAGTATTTAGAAAGAGCTTATTTTGAAATACAAAGGCTCACTAGATTGATAAATGATTTATTAGACTTATCAGCAATTTCATCTGGTAAATTAAAATTAAATATTAAAAAAGTAGATATAAATGAATTAATAAGAAGATGTATAATAAATAGCGAAAGAAAATTGAAAGAAAAGGGAATAATATTAAAGGTATATCTACAAGATGATAAGTGTTTTGTAAATACAGACGAAGATAAAATAATTCAAGTAGTTACTAATTTACTAGATAATTCAATAAAGTATTGTGGAGATAATGGAATTATAACTTGCAGAATATATTACAAAAACAACAAAGTATTAGTGGAAATATATAATAATGGACCTAAACTTTCAGAAGAAGAAAAAATACATATATGGGATAGATTTTATAAATCTGATAAATCAAGAACTAATAAAGTCAGCACAGGCTTGGGGCTCCCTATAGTACGAATGCTTCTTAATGAAATGGGAGAAGAAGTATGGGCTGAGAATGATGAAAAAATAGGTGTTAGATTTATTTTTACACTTTCAAAATACAATTCTAAAAATCAGGCAGTGTTAAAAATTTAA
- a CDS encoding ribose-phosphate diphosphokinase yields MIGHVRNIKIFTGNSHCKLAEDISDILGVAVGKSKVSTFSDGEISVDINETVRGMDVFIVQSTCSPVNNNLMELLIMIDAFKRASAGRITAVVPYYGYARQDRKAKSRDPITAKLVADLLTAAGANRVLTMDLHASQIQGYFNIPVDHLLGGPILAEYFISKGLEDQDDVVVVSPDLGSVTRARKFADNLHAPIAIIDKRRPKANVSEIMNIIGDVEGKRCILIDDMIDTAGTITNAANALKDLGAKNVYACCTHGVLSGPAMDRINKSAIEELVMLNTIPLSEDKESAKIRSISVAPLFAEAIKRIYDDQPISKLFEYEK; encoded by the coding sequence ATGATAGGTCATGTAAGAAATATAAAAATTTTCACTGGAAATTCACACTGTAAATTAGCTGAAGATATTTCTGATATCTTAGGAGTTGCAGTAGGAAAGTCAAAGGTTTCAACATTTAGTGATGGAGAAATATCAGTTGATATTAATGAGACTGTAAGAGGAATGGATGTATTTATAGTTCAATCTACATGCTCACCTGTTAACAATAATCTTATGGAACTGTTAATAATGATAGATGCCTTTAAAAGAGCATCAGCAGGTAGAATAACAGCAGTTGTTCCTTACTATGGATACGCAAGGCAAGATAGAAAAGCTAAATCCAGAGATCCTATTACAGCTAAGTTAGTTGCAGATTTATTGACAGCAGCAGGTGCAAATAGAGTACTTACTATGGATTTACATGCATCACAGATACAAGGATATTTTAATATACCTGTTGATCATCTTTTAGGAGGGCCAATACTTGCAGAATATTTTATATCTAAAGGACTTGAAGATCAAGATGATGTTGTTGTGGTTTCACCGGATCTTGGTAGTGTGACACGAGCAAGAAAGTTTGCAGATAATTTACATGCGCCTATAGCAATTATAGATAAGAGAAGACCAAAAGCAAATGTTTCTGAAATAATGAATATTATTGGTGATGTTGAAGGTAAAAGATGTATATTGATAGATGATATGATTGATACAGCAGGAACTATAACTAATGCAGCTAATGCACTTAAGGATTTAGGTGCTAAAAATGTATATGCATGTTGTACACATGGAGTTTTATCTGGGCCAGCGATGGATAGGATAAATAAATCAGCAATAGAAGAACTTGTAATGTTAAATACAATTCCTCTAAGTGAAGATAAAGAATCAGCGAAAATAAGATCAATATCAGTTGCACCTCTATTTGCTGAAGCAATCAAGAGAATATATGATGATCAACCAATAAGCAAGTTATTTGAGTACGAAAAATAA